One Arachis duranensis cultivar V14167 unplaced genomic scaffold, aradu.V14167.gnm2.J7QH unplaced_Scaffold_232525, whole genome shotgun sequence DNA segment encodes these proteins:
- the LOC107462063 gene encoding universal stress protein PHOS32: protein MKPQSPDRPVPTLSPRSPFAASASASHRKIAIAVDLSDESAYAVQWAVQNYLRPGDAVILLHVRPTSVLYGADWGSVDCGGGEESSESAESEQKKREEDFDNFTATKASDLAEPLVEAKIPFKIHIVKDHDMKERLCLEVERLGLSAVIMGSRGFGASKRASKGGRLGSVSDYCVHHCVCPVVVVRYPDEKDGGNGGFGGAGSAQGKVVDEGEVLHPVPEEEHEVEEYHDAQDEHHKDT, encoded by the exons ATGAAGCCGCAATCACCGGATCGTCCGGTTCCCACTCTCTCCCCTCGCTCCCCCTTCGCCGCATCAGCCTCCGCTTCTCACCGCAAAATCGCCATCGCCGTCGATCTCAGCGACGAGAGCGCCTACGCCGTCCAGTGGGCCGTACAGAACTACCTCCGCCCTGGAGACGCCGTGATCCTGTTGCATGTGCGTCCCACGAGCGTGCTCTACGGCGCCGACTGGGGTTCCGTCGACTGCGGCGGCGGAGAGGAATCCTCGGAATCGGCGGAATCAGAGCAGAAGAAGCGGGAGGAGGATTTCGATAACTTCACAGCGACGAAGGCGAGTGACCTTGCGGAACCCTTGGTGGAGGCGAAGATCCCGTTCAAGATCCACATTGTGAAGGACCATGACATGAAGGAGAGGCTGTGCTTGGAGGTCGAGAGGTTAGGGCTTAGTGCTGTTATCATGGGGAGTAGGGGTTTTGGTGCTTCCAAGAGAGCTTCCAAGGGTGGAAGGTTGGGGAGTGTTAGTGATTACTGTGTTCATCACTGTGTTTGCCCCGTTGTGGTGGTGCGGTACCCCGACGAGAAGGACGGTGGTAACGGTGGTTTTGGTGGTGCTGGTAGTGCTCAGGGCAAGGTTGTGGATGAAGGGGAGGTTCTTCACCCTGTGCCTGAGGAGGAGCACGAGGTTGAGGAGTATCATGATGCCCAGGATGAACACCACAAAG ATACTTGA
- the LOC127744120 gene encoding uncharacterized protein LOC127744120, translated as MADVPPPTPSELLRMVTELQQANQRMAEANQRMTEENQRMQQQIQQLANARLEHNNDRRERQENDDRRSEPTHVSETPQDNDADNRDEEAIPEDDDDQPDNSAGPFTANIMNFQLPRQFTLPTTLTPYDGLGDPKQHIKKFRSIMIVNGASDPILCRCFPSFLDGPALDWFCSLPADSISRFQELAKQFEQHFAASAIYLHDSDYLTTIKQGPQESLKDYITRFTKVAMQIPDLHPEVHLHAIKSGLRPGKFQETIAVAKPKTLAEFREKAKGQIDIEELRQARRAEKSPFMKDEDKPRESKKNFKPVPRYESYTQFNTKRDDIIKEILNSKLIKPPRKAGNYPEPKNVDKSKYCSFHQKHGHTTDECVIAKDLLERLARQGHLDKFIAGHMQKRPSSDQPATISSSKEKDKAPAQPRGVINCISGGYAGGGETNSARKRTYRAMLAVEHSSVQYQPTPDIPEMTFGCSDFKSNHMNYDDPVVISIQLGDLIVRKVLLDPGSSADVLFFTTFQKMKLSTHIMQTYSGDLVGFSGERVPVLGSVWLQTTLGEQPLTKTQDIQYLVVDCFSPYNLILGRPFLNRFAAIVSTFHLCIKFPVQDNIIATVHGDLHEARQCYNSSLKPIKRSTQARVHSIQPGRPLLNELDPRADFEDRPTPNEELEKVILKEDPTKFTFIGTSITGEEKQNLINCLRQNADLFAWTSGDMPGIDPAVITHKLQINPTARPVCQKKRNLGAEKRSASVAEVKKLIDAEFITELRFTTWLANIVMVKKKNGKWRMCVDFTDLNKACPKDAYPLPNIDTLIDNSCGYGTLSFMDAYSGYNQILMHPSDQEKTAFITEYGNYCYNVMPFGLKNAGATYQRLMNKVFEEQIGRNIEVYVDDMVVKTKDGSSHIQDLEEIFAQVRKYNMRLNPEKCAFGVRGGRFLGFILTNRGIEANPEKCQAILNMQSPTSIKEVQRLTGRLAALSRFLPGLASKSHSFFQCLKKDKKFFTWTEDCEKAFADLKQILSKPPILQKPKLGKPLYLYLSITDVAISSVLITEEDNQQRPVYFVSKSLQGAELRYPRLEKLALALIFSARRLQPYFQSHTIIIRTDYPLRQILSKPELAGRLIKWSIELSEFDISYQPRGTIKPQWLADFVAELTNSHPEQVNQTWTLFVDGASNPQGSGAGILLESSDGIVLEHSLRFSFKASNNQAEYEALIAGIRLAADLNIKNLTILCDSLLVVQQVNRSFQVKDQILQRYLDVVQQLLTNFFNVTIHHIPREQNHRADVLSKLATTQAHTAKLLQSTLEKPSIDTMSILTTLNKDSWQNSYLQYLRHGSIPDEIQDKKKFKRQASFFTLLNNTLYRRGYSRPLLKCLDRDEADLILSEAHEGICGMHTGARSLAQKILRAGFYWPTLWEDSSKKVKTCEKCQKHAPIINLPAEELHHSVVSWPFNRWGMDILGPFPTASGQVKYLVVAIDYFSKWIEAQPLAKITSSQMVNFVWKHIICRFGIPQHIVTDNGRQFTDHNFKEFLQNLKIRQHFSSVEHPQSNGLAEAANKVLLQALRKKLDNAKGMWAELIPEVLWAYNTTTHSTTKETPFRLVYGSEAMIPIEVSQSSLRTQATNHDQARLAELDLIEEIRDIAAIRHRALQQQLARRYSKKVFPRDFQTGDLMLRKTEQARRPSTHGKLAATWDGPYRICEVLGKGAYKLEHLDGDKISSTWNVQSLKQYYS; from the coding sequence ATGGCCGATGTCCCTCCCCCCACCCCGTCCGAACTTCTCCGGATGGTAACCGAGCTCCAGCAGGCGAATCAACGCATGGCTGAAGCAAACCAGCGCATGACGGAAGAAAACCAAAGAATGCAACAACAGATTCAACAATTGGCTAACGCCAGACTGGAACATAACAATGATCGTCGCGAGCGCCAGGAAAATGATGACCGACGCTCCGAACCGACTCATGTCTCGGAAACACCCCAAGACAACGACGCTGACAATCGGGACGAGGAGGCGATACCCGAGGATGATGATGACCAGCCCGACAACTCGGCGGGGCCTTTTACGGCCAACATCATGAATTTCCAACTACCACGACAATTCACGTTACCGACAACACTAACCCCATACGATGGGCTAGGGGATCCTAAGCAGcacattaaaaaatttagatctaTTATGATTGTCAATGGGGCATCCGACCCCATTTTATGTCGttgttttccttcctttttAGACGGACCCGCGCTTGACTGGTTTTGCTCTTTGCCTGCAGATTCCATTTCACGCTTTCAGGAGCTAGCAAAGCAATTCGAACAACATTTTGCAGCATCGGCAATTTACTTGCATGATTCTGACTATCTGACTACAATCAAACAGGGTCCACAGGAAAGTCTGAAGGATTATATTACCCGTTTCACGAAAGTGGCCATGCAAATTCCTGATCTACACCCAGAGGTCCACCTGCATGCAATTAAAAGCGGCCTCCGACCTGGAAAATTCCAAGAAACAATTGCAGTGGCCAAGCCAAAGACCTTGGCCGAGTTTAGGGAGAAAGCTAAGGGGCAAATAGATATCGAAGAGCTTCGACAGGCCCGACGAGCAGAAAAGTCTCCCTTCATGAAAGATGAGGATAAACCTCGGGAGAGCAAGAAAAACTTTAAGCCTGTGCCACGATACGAGTCCTACACTCAGTTCAACACCAAAAGGGACGACATTATCAAAGAAATTTTAAACTCCAAGCTCATCAAGCCACCCCGTAAAGCCGGCAACTACCCCGAGCCAAAGAACGTAGACAAATCGAAGTACTGCAGTTTTCACCAAAAGCATGGTCACACTACAGATGAATGTGTGATCGCCAAGGATCTATTAGAACGCTTGGCGCGGCAAGGACACCTTGATAAATTCATTGCAGGACATATGCAGAAACGTCCAAGCTCCGACCAACCCGCGACAATTTCATCATCCAAGGAAAAGGACAAAGCACCAGCTCAGCCCAGAGGAGTCATTAACTGCATTTCAGGAGGATATGCCGGTGGAGGAGAAACAAACTCGGCAAGAAAACGGACATACCGGGCCATGTTGGCGGTCGAACACTCTTCTGTCCAATATCAACCAACCCCAGACATCCCTGAGATGACTTTTGGTTGTTCTGATTTTAAGTCAAACCATATGAACTATGATGATCCTGTGGTGATCTCAATTCAGTTGGGAGACCTTATTGTCCGGAAAGTGCTGCTTGATCCTGGGAGCAGCGCCGATGTACTATTCTTCACTACATTCCAGAAAATGAAGCTCAGCACCCATATCATGCAAACTTACTCAGGAGATCTAGTTGGATTTTCAGGTGAACGAGTACCTGTACTCGGATCTGTGTGGTTACAGACCACACTCGGTGAGCAACCCCTAACTAAGACACAGGATATACAATATCTCGTGGTCGATTGCTTCAGTCCTTATAATCTCATActaggaagacccttcttaAATAGATTTGCTGCTATTGTTTCCACTTTTCATCTTTGTATCAAGTTTCCTGTGCAGGATAATATAATCGCCACCGTACATGGTGACCTTCACGAAGCACGGCAATGCTACAATTCCAGCCTAAAGCCAATCAAAAGAAGCACTCAGGCACGTGTTCACTCCATACAACCCGGGAGACCACTGCTAAACGAGCTCGACCCTAGGGCCGACTTCGAAGATCGCCCAACCCCAAACGAAGAGCTGGAAAAGGTTATCCTCAAAGAGGATCCTACCAAATTCACATTCATCGGAACATCTATCACCGGAGAGGAAAAGCAAAACCTGATAAATTGCTTACGCCAAAATGCCGACCTATTTGCTTGGACTTCAGGAGATATGCCGGGGATAGACCCAGCAGTAATCACACATAAACTACAAATCAATCCTACAGCTCGGCCGGTCTGCCAGAAGAAAAGAAACCTCGGAGCCGAGAAGCGATCAGCGTCCGTAGCAGAGGTCAAGAAACTTATTGATGCCGAGTTCATCACAGAACTCCGCTTCACGACATGGTTAGCCAACATCGTCatggtaaaaaagaaaaacggtAAATGGCGCATGTGCGTCGACTTTACTGATTTAAATAAGGCTTGCCCTAAAGATGCTTATCCTCTGCCAAATATTGACACCCTGATTGACAATTCATGTGGTTATGGTACCTTGagtttcatggatgcatactctggTTATAACCAGATCCTTATGCACCCATCAGACCAGGAAAAAACAGCATTTATAACCGAATACGGCAACTATTGTTATAATGTTATGCCTTTTGGATTAAAGAATGCAGGTGCAACTTACCAGCGACTCATGAACAAAGTCTTCGAGGAACAAATCGGCCGAAACATCGAGGTATACGTAGATGACATGGTTGTCAAAACAAAGGACGGCTCCTCTCACATACAAGACCTCGAGGAGATATTTGCACAAGTCAGAAAATATAACATGAGGCTGAACCCCGAGAAGTGTGCTTTCGGCGTCCGAGGAGGCAGATTCCTCGGCTTTATCCTGACAAACCGAGGCATTGAGGCAAACCCTGAAAAGTGTCAAGCAATACTTAACATGCAAAGTCCCACGAGCATAAAAGAAGTGCAGCGTTTAACAGGCAGATTAGCAGCTCTATCGAGATTCCTTCCAGGCTTGGCATCTAAATCACACAGCTTTTTTCAAtgtttaaaaaaagataaaaaattttttacttggACCGAAGACTGTGAAAAAGCATTTGCCGATTTAAAACAAATCCTTTCAAAACCACCAATTTTACAAAAACCCAAACTCGGCAAGCCACTATATTTGTATTTATCTATTACTGACGTGGCAATTAGTTCTGTTCTCATTACAGAGGAAGATAACCAACAGCGACCAGTCTACTTTGTTAGCAAGTCATTACAGGGTGCAGAACTTCGCTACCCGAGGCTCGAGAAACTCGCCCTAGCCCTGATCTTCTCCGCAAGGCGACTCCAACCTTATTTTCAAAGCCACACAATCATCATCAGAACAGACTACCCACTTCGCCAAATACTCAGCAAGCCCGAGTTAGCAGGCCGGTTAATCAAGTGGTCTATAGAACTTTCCGAGTTTGACATCTCATACCAACCACGCGGCACCATCAAACCACAATGGTTAGCCGACTTTGTCGCAGAATTAACAAACTCACACCCAGAACAGGTAAATCAGACATGGACCTTGTTTGTTGATGGTGCCTCAAACCCTCAGGGATCTGGAGCAGGCATACTACTGGAAAGTTCAGACGGCATAGTCCTAGAGCACTCCCTCCGCTTTTCCTTCAAAGCTAGCAACAACCAAGCGGAATACGAAGCTCTCATTGCAGGGATAAGGTTAGCAGccgatttaaatattaaaaatttaacaatacTCTGTGACTCTTTATTAGTTGTTCAACAAGTCAACCGAAGTTTCCAGGTAAAAGATCAGATTTTGCAAAGATATTTAGATGTTGTTCAACAACTCTTAACAAACTTTTTTAACGTTACAATACATCATATACCTAGAGAACAAAATCATAGAGCAGATGTTTTGTCAAAGTTAGCAACAACACAAGCACACACTGCCAAACTATTGCAATCAACTTTAGAAAAACCAAGCATTGATACAATGAGCATTTTAACTACTTTAAACAAAGATAGTTGGCAAAATTCTTATCTCCAGTACCTCAGACATGGATCTATTCCCGATGAAATCCAAGACAAGAAAAAGTTTAAGAGACAAGCATCTTTTTTCACATTATTAAATAACACTTTATATAGGCGGGGCTACTCCCGACCGCTCTTAAAATGTTTAGACAGGGATGAAGCCGACCTTATTTTATCTGAAGCCCACGAAGGTATATGCGGAATGCATACCGGAGCTCGCAGCTTAGCACAAAAAATTCTCCGagcaggattttattggcccACACTATGGGAAGACAGCAGCAAGAAAGTCAAGACCTGTGAAAAATGCCAAAAGCATGCCCCGATCATTAACCTACCTGCCGAAGAACTTCATCATTCCGTGGTAAGTTGGCCCTTCAATAGATGGGGCATGGACATCCTCGGCCCTTTCCCCACAGCCTCGGGACAGGTAAAATATCTAGTAGTTGCCATCGATTACTTCTCTAAGTGGATCGAGGCACAACCTTTAGCAAAGATAACATCATCACAAATGGTAAACTTCGTTTGGAAGCATATTATCTGTAGATTCGGCATACCACAACACATTGTTACTGACAATGGTCGGCAATTTACCGACCACAATTTCAAAGAATTTTTGCAGAATCTGAAAATCAGGCAACATTTCTCATCTGTAGAGCACCCACAATCAAACGGGTTGGCAGAAGCAGCGAACAAGGTCCTCTTGCAAGCCCTAAGGAAAAAGCTCGACAACGCTAAAGGGATGTGGGCCGAGCTAATTCCAGAAGTGCTATGGGCATATAATACTACAACACACTCAACAACTAAAGAAACTCCATTCCGCCTAGTATATGGCTCGGAGGCGATGATACCGATCGAAGTTTCACAAAGCTCGCTAAGAACGCAAGCTACAAATCATGACCAAGCTCGGTTAGCCGAACTCGACCTTATCGAAGAAATCAGAGATATAGCAGCCATTCGACACCGTGCATTACAACAGCAACTTGCCCGACGATATTCAAAGAAGGTATTTCCCAGAGACTTCCAGACCGGCGACTTAATGCTAAGAAAAACAGAACAGGCTCGACGACCTTCCACACACGGAAAGCTCGCAGCAACATGGGACGGCCCATATCGAATTTGCGAAGTTCTAGGAAAAGGTGCCTACAAGTTAGAACATTTAGATGGAGACAAAATCTCCAGCACATGGAATGTACAATCCTTAAAGCAATACTACAGTTAA